From Equus przewalskii isolate Varuska chromosome 7, EquPr2, whole genome shotgun sequence, one genomic window encodes:
- the PRAME gene encoding melanoma antigen preferentially expressed in tumors isoform X1 produces MWPKRSQQVHLQDSFQSRFFRMGVQAPQRLLELAGQSLLKNEALAIAALEELPMELFPPLFTAVFTGRHSNILKAMVQAWPFRCLPLGALMKEQQPHQETFQAALDGLDVLLAQEVRPRRWKLQVLDLRKKVHQDFWTVWSGTRAGICSFLEPEAVQPMRKRRKVDGLRVGPKPPSAPVEVLVDLCLKEGTPDASLAYVIKKVKQGRGLVHLCCKRLKIFAVPMQNIKNILKMVQLDSIQDLEVNCTWNLSTLGQFAPYLGQMGSLRRLLLSHIRMSSHTTPAKEEQGVSQFTSQFLSLHHLRELYLDSISFLKDRLDQFLRCLKTPLETLSITNCLLSELDLTRLSQCPNISQLKHLDLSGVTLSCISPESLQVLIERTSATLQDLDLDECGIMDSQFTAILPALGRCSQLTILSFSGNPISMAVLENLLRHTIGLSKLNHVLYPAPLETYEVDYGTLHLGRLAYLHARLKQMLQELGRPNMVWFSANPCPYCGDRTFYDPEPIPCPCYLPA; encoded by the exons ATGTGGCCGAAACGCTCCCAACAAGTACACCTTCag GACTCATTTCAGAGCAGATTCTTCAGGATGGGCGTCCAAGCCCCGCAAAGACTCCTGGAACTGGCAGGTCAGAGCCTGCTGAAGAACGAAGCCTTGGCCATCGCCGCTCTGGAGGAGCTGCCCATGGAGCTCTTTCCGCCACTGTTCACGGCCGTCTTTACCGGGAGACACAGCAATATCCTGAAGGCGATGGTGCAGGCCTGGCCCTTCCGCTGCCTGCCCCTGGGAGCCCTGATGAAGGAGCAGCAGCCTCACCAGGAGACCTTCCAAGCTGCACTAGATGGACTCGATGTCCTGCTTGCCCAGGAGGTTCGCCCCAG GAGATGGAAACTGCAAGTGCTGGACTTACGGAAGAAGGTTCACCAGGACTTCTGGACCGTGTGGTCTGGAACTAGGGCTGGTATATGCTCCTTCTTGGAGCCAGAGGCAGTCCAACCCATGAGGAAGAGGCGAAAAGTGGATGGTTTAAGGGTGGGGCCGAAGCCGCCCTCAGCTCCTGTGGAGGTGCTCGTAGACCTTTGCCTCAAGGAGGGCACCCCTGACGCGTCCCTCGCCTACGTCATTAAGAAAGTCAAGCAGGGCAGAGGTTTAGTACATCTGTGCTGTAAGAGGCTGAAGATTTTTGCAGTGCCGATGCAGAATATTAAGAATATCCTGAAAATGGTGCAGCTGGACTCTATACAGGATTTGGAAGTGAATTGCACTTGGAACCTGTCCACCCTGGGGCAGTTTGCTCCTTACCTGGGCCAGATGGGCAGTCTGCGCAGGCTCCTTCTGTCCCACATCCGCATGTCTTCCCACACTACCCCGGCGAAGGAGGAGCAAGGTGTCAGCCAGTTCACTTCCCAGTTCCTCAGTCTGCACCACCTCCGGGAGCTCTATTTGGACTCTATCTCCTTCCTCAAAGACCGCCTGGACCAGTTTCTCCG GTGCCTGAAGACCCCCTTGGAGACCCTGTCGATAACTAACTGCCTGCTTTCGGAATTAGACTTGACCCGTCTGTCCCAGTGCCCAAACATCAGTCAGCTGAAGCACCTGGATCTCAGCGGGGTCACCCTGAGCTGTATAAGTCCTGAGTCCCTCCAAGTTCTGATAGAGAGAACCTCCGCCACCCTCCAGGACCTGGACTTAGATGAGTGTGGGATCATGGACTCCCAATTCACTGCCatcctgcctgccctgggtcgCTGCTCCCAGCTTACCATCCTCAGCTTCAGTGGAAACCCCATCTCCATGGCCGTCCTAGAGAACCTGCTGCGCCACACCATCGGGCTGAGCAAGCTGAACCACGTGCTGTATCCCGCCCCCCTGGAGACTTATGAGGTCGACTACGGCACCCTCCACCTGGGCAGACTGGCCTATCTGCACGCCAGGCTGAAGCAGATGTTGCAGGAGTTGGGGCGGCCTAACATGGTCTGGTTCAGTGCCAACCCCTGTCCTTACTGTGGCGACAGGACCTTCTATGACCCGGAGCCCATCCCGTGCCCCTGTTACCTGCCTGCCTAG
- the PRAME gene encoding melanoma antigen preferentially expressed in tumors isoform X2: MGVQAPQRLLELAGQSLLKNEALAIAALEELPMELFPPLFTAVFTGRHSNILKAMVQAWPFRCLPLGALMKEQQPHQETFQAALDGLDVLLAQEVRPRRWKLQVLDLRKKVHQDFWTVWSGTRAGICSFLEPEAVQPMRKRRKVDGLRVGPKPPSAPVEVLVDLCLKEGTPDASLAYVIKKVKQGRGLVHLCCKRLKIFAVPMQNIKNILKMVQLDSIQDLEVNCTWNLSTLGQFAPYLGQMGSLRRLLLSHIRMSSHTTPAKEEQGVSQFTSQFLSLHHLRELYLDSISFLKDRLDQFLRCLKTPLETLSITNCLLSELDLTRLSQCPNISQLKHLDLSGVTLSCISPESLQVLIERTSATLQDLDLDECGIMDSQFTAILPALGRCSQLTILSFSGNPISMAVLENLLRHTIGLSKLNHVLYPAPLETYEVDYGTLHLGRLAYLHARLKQMLQELGRPNMVWFSANPCPYCGDRTFYDPEPIPCPCYLPA, encoded by the exons ATGGGCGTCCAAGCCCCGCAAAGACTCCTGGAACTGGCAGGTCAGAGCCTGCTGAAGAACGAAGCCTTGGCCATCGCCGCTCTGGAGGAGCTGCCCATGGAGCTCTTTCCGCCACTGTTCACGGCCGTCTTTACCGGGAGACACAGCAATATCCTGAAGGCGATGGTGCAGGCCTGGCCCTTCCGCTGCCTGCCCCTGGGAGCCCTGATGAAGGAGCAGCAGCCTCACCAGGAGACCTTCCAAGCTGCACTAGATGGACTCGATGTCCTGCTTGCCCAGGAGGTTCGCCCCAG GAGATGGAAACTGCAAGTGCTGGACTTACGGAAGAAGGTTCACCAGGACTTCTGGACCGTGTGGTCTGGAACTAGGGCTGGTATATGCTCCTTCTTGGAGCCAGAGGCAGTCCAACCCATGAGGAAGAGGCGAAAAGTGGATGGTTTAAGGGTGGGGCCGAAGCCGCCCTCAGCTCCTGTGGAGGTGCTCGTAGACCTTTGCCTCAAGGAGGGCACCCCTGACGCGTCCCTCGCCTACGTCATTAAGAAAGTCAAGCAGGGCAGAGGTTTAGTACATCTGTGCTGTAAGAGGCTGAAGATTTTTGCAGTGCCGATGCAGAATATTAAGAATATCCTGAAAATGGTGCAGCTGGACTCTATACAGGATTTGGAAGTGAATTGCACTTGGAACCTGTCCACCCTGGGGCAGTTTGCTCCTTACCTGGGCCAGATGGGCAGTCTGCGCAGGCTCCTTCTGTCCCACATCCGCATGTCTTCCCACACTACCCCGGCGAAGGAGGAGCAAGGTGTCAGCCAGTTCACTTCCCAGTTCCTCAGTCTGCACCACCTCCGGGAGCTCTATTTGGACTCTATCTCCTTCCTCAAAGACCGCCTGGACCAGTTTCTCCG GTGCCTGAAGACCCCCTTGGAGACCCTGTCGATAACTAACTGCCTGCTTTCGGAATTAGACTTGACCCGTCTGTCCCAGTGCCCAAACATCAGTCAGCTGAAGCACCTGGATCTCAGCGGGGTCACCCTGAGCTGTATAAGTCCTGAGTCCCTCCAAGTTCTGATAGAGAGAACCTCCGCCACCCTCCAGGACCTGGACTTAGATGAGTGTGGGATCATGGACTCCCAATTCACTGCCatcctgcctgccctgggtcgCTGCTCCCAGCTTACCATCCTCAGCTTCAGTGGAAACCCCATCTCCATGGCCGTCCTAGAGAACCTGCTGCGCCACACCATCGGGCTGAGCAAGCTGAACCACGTGCTGTATCCCGCCCCCCTGGAGACTTATGAGGTCGACTACGGCACCCTCCACCTGGGCAGACTGGCCTATCTGCACGCCAGGCTGAAGCAGATGTTGCAGGAGTTGGGGCGGCCTAACATGGTCTGGTTCAGTGCCAACCCCTGTCCTTACTGTGGCGACAGGACCTTCTATGACCCGGAGCCCATCCCGTGCCCCTGTTACCTGCCTGCCTAG